The Haloarcula sp. CBA1127 genomic interval CACCGCCCTCGATAACTGCGTTCTTCTGGAGTTCGACCCGCCCACTGACAGATGCTCCATCCTGGATATCGCCTTCGATTTGTCCATCCATATTGTCGAGAACGAGTCGATTCGCCTGTAGCACGTCTTCAGGCTTCCCGGTGTCTTTCCACCACCCATGCACGAGGTGTGACTGAACGCGACTTCCGGTTTCCAGTAACCCCTGAATAGCATCTGTGATTTCAAGTTCACCCCGCCACGAAGGCGTCAGTGTCTCGATCTGTTCGAAAATCGCTGGCGTAAATACATAGATACCGATCAAGGCGAGATTGCTCGGGGGATTATCCGGCTTCTCGACCAGCGAAACGATATCACCGCTGTCGTTCACCTCAACAATCCCGTATCTGGATGGCTCATCCACCTCCTGTAAACCGATACCGGCGCTGTACTCTGATGAATCGAAGTTGGCAACCATATCCGTGATCCCGTCGCGCATGAGATCATCACCGAGGTACACGACGAACGAGTCATCACCGACGAAATCTCGGGCACAGCCGACTGCATGTGCAAGTCCCAGTGGATCCCCCTGGACGATATACGTGATTTCAACGTCGTATGCGGACCCATCTCCCAAGTGCTCTTGAATTGCGTCCCGGCCCTTGTTACCCAGAACTACGCCGATTTCGGTAATGCCGGCCTCTCGCAGGTCCGCTATCGCATAGTCGAGAACAGGCTTATTCGCGATTGGCACCAGCTGCTTTGGCCCGGTGTAGGTGATTGGATAGAGACGCGACCCCGTACCGCCTGCGAGAAGTACTCCCTTCATGATTACTCGTGGGGGGGTTCCTCCCAGTTGAGTGGGATTCTGTCCGTGTCGTAGGGTATCCGCTCCTCGTCAGGGTCGTCGTAGTCATACAGGTTCGTTGGGAAGTTTACCAGAAGGACTCGCTCGTCACCGATTGCTTTGAATCCGTGCCAGCAATCTCCCGGAACCCGAATCGCGTTCATGTTACCTTCCCCAATAATATACGTGTCTAACTCCCCGTTTGTCGGTGACCCTTCCCGTTCGTCGTATATTCCCACCTTTGCCTTCCCCCGAAGAACGACGAAATGATCTACTTGCCCTCGATTATGGCGATGCCAAGCGCGTACAATACCGGGATAGGTCTCAGAAAAATAGGACATCTGAGGTTCGTCATCTCCCTGAAAAAAATCCCAGTCAGACCGCCAGATCTCTGTTAGATGGCCTCGCTCATCCACATTCATCTGAAGCTGTTCTATTTCAACATCGTGTATCATATTAATACAATCAAAATATAATGTCTACTCTATTTACATTTTTTGACCGTTCAGTTACCGCCTGGGATGCACCCTCCTCTAATCGATCACTGAATCAGGCGTCGAAGACCTTTGGCGGTATAACCCAGCTCTACTAGAATGCGTGCGACCGGGTAATCCTCTGGGGTACCGTCGGGGCCCCATTCCATTCAACGCTGTCGCGCCATGTTCTGATCTCGGCTGAAAATGAGAGTGCTTTGATTAGTAAGGTTTCATCTACTTTACGCGGTAAGATGAGAGTATTAACAAAACCCAGTGTTAACTAAAATGGCATTAGTCGTAAGGACTGTTGTATGTCAGATGAAAACCAAGACAGTCGATTTTCAAGGCGCTCTGTAATTCGCACTGTAAGCGGTATCGCAGTGACCAGCTCGATATCTGGAGTTGTCTCAGGGAGAGCGAATAAGAACGGACGAGGCAATGGAAACGGACGAAAGGGCAAACAAGGCGATAACAACGGTGGAGGACCCCCAACTGGTGGTA includes:
- a CDS encoding dTDP-4-dehydrorhamnose 3,5-epimerase family protein; translation: MIHDVEIEQLQMNVDERGHLTEIWRSDWDFFQGDDEPQMSYFSETYPGIVRAWHRHNRGQVDHFVVLRGKAKVGIYDEREGSPTNGELDTYIIGEGNMNAIRVPGDCWHGFKAIGDERVLLVNFPTNLYDYDDPDEERIPYDTDRIPLNWEEPPHE
- a CDS encoding glucose-1-phosphate thymidylyltransferase produces the protein MKGVLLAGGTGSRLYPITYTGPKQLVPIANKPVLDYAIADLREAGITEIGVVLGNKGRDAIQEHLGDGSAYDVEITYIVQGDPLGLAHAVGCARDFVGDDSFVVYLGDDLMRDGITDMVANFDSSEYSAGIGLQEVDEPSRYGIVEVNDSGDIVSLVEKPDNPPSNLALIGIYVFTPAIFEQIETLTPSWRGELEITDAIQGLLETGSRVQSHLVHGWWKDTGKPEDVLQANRLVLDNMDGQIEGDIQDGASVSGRVELQKNAVIEGGAVVRGPVSIGEGTCVCSDSYIGPYTSIGEQSIVDNVHIEASVTMGHNEIKTDSKIVDSLVGREACVKSSDSKPEGERITVGRNSTLEL